A genomic region of Janthinobacterium lividum contains the following coding sequences:
- a CDS encoding glutathione S-transferase family protein, translating into MQTTILDPSLTQTLAAAREPGLTLIIGNKNYSSWSMRPWVAMTAFGIPFQEVRVLLDQSDTATKIAEYSACGRVPVLLAGEITIWDSLAICEYLAEQFPDKHMWPQDVAARAMARCVCAEMHSGFAGLRTDMSMNIKAKLPGRGRTAAAQADIGRISEIWEECLSRFGHHQFLFGDFSIADAYFAPVVMRFRTYGVSLAPALNAYCERVQAHPAVARWITEALAETEVAAKHDAELPD; encoded by the coding sequence ATGCAAACGACCATCCTTGATCCCAGCCTGACGCAAACCCTGGCCGCCGCGCGCGAACCGGGCCTGACCCTCATCATCGGCAACAAGAATTACTCATCGTGGTCGATGCGCCCGTGGGTGGCCATGACGGCCTTCGGCATCCCGTTCCAGGAAGTGCGCGTGCTGCTCGACCAGAGCGACACGGCCACCAAAATTGCCGAGTATTCCGCCTGCGGCCGGGTCCCCGTGCTGCTGGCCGGCGAGATCACAATCTGGGACAGCCTGGCCATCTGCGAATACCTGGCCGAGCAGTTTCCGGATAAACACATGTGGCCGCAAGACGTGGCCGCGCGCGCCATGGCGCGTTGTGTCTGCGCGGAAATGCATTCCGGCTTCGCCGGCTTGCGCACGGATATGTCGATGAATATCAAGGCGAAGTTGCCGGGCCGGGGCCGCACGGCCGCCGCGCAGGCCGACATTGGCCGCATCAGCGAAATATGGGAAGAGTGTCTGTCCCGCTTTGGCCACCACCAGTTCCTGTTTGGCGACTTTTCCATCGCCGACGCATATTTCGCGCCCGTCGTCATGCGTTTCCGCACGTACGGTGTGAGCCTGGCGCCGGCCCTGAATGCGTATTGCGAGCGCGTGCAGGCGCACCCGGCCGTGGCCCGCTGGATCACGGAAGCGCTGGCGGAAACGGAAGTCGCTGCCAAGCACGACGCGGAACTGCCTGATTAA
- a CDS encoding GNAT family N-acetyltransferase produces MTLPKLFQNPFRRWLSRSGGGRPTVLVKQLHERDRRRMMKHFLSLEKSDRLLRFGSALPDELVAQYVQKMDFSRDMIYGVYNSLFKLVGVGHLAFAPKDKSPAKSIVTDKEQVAEFGVSVSKSMRGMGVGSKLFERAAIHCRNNDVDTLYMHCLSSNKTMMHIAKKAGMEIQRDYGEADAYLKLLPPNPSSMLQEAVQEQFAMFDYTFKANARAAFKLWDRLPGRKKKPGPPSQ; encoded by the coding sequence ATGACCCTGCCCAAATTGTTCCAGAACCCGTTTCGCCGCTGGCTCAGCCGTAGCGGCGGCGGGCGTCCGACCGTGCTCGTCAAGCAGTTGCATGAGCGCGACCGGCGCCGCATGATGAAGCATTTCCTGTCGCTCGAGAAAAGCGACCGGCTGCTGCGCTTCGGCAGCGCCTTGCCCGATGAATTGGTGGCTCAGTACGTGCAGAAGATGGATTTCTCGCGCGACATGATCTACGGCGTCTACAACAGCCTGTTCAAACTGGTGGGGGTGGGGCATCTGGCGTTCGCGCCGAAGGACAAGTCGCCGGCGAAAAGTATCGTCACGGACAAGGAACAGGTGGCCGAGTTTGGCGTGTCCGTGTCGAAATCCATGCGCGGCATGGGGGTCGGTTCAAAGCTGTTCGAACGGGCGGCGATCCACTGCCGTAACAACGATGTCGATACCCTGTACATGCATTGTTTGTCGTCCAACAAGACGATGATGCATATCGCCAAGAAGGCGGGCATGGAAATCCAGCGCGACTATGGCGAAGCCGATGCATACCTGAAACTATTGCCGCCAAACCCGTCGAGCATGCTGCAGGAAGCCGTGCAGGAACAGTTCGCCATGTTCGACTACACGTTCAAGGCCAACGCGCGCGCCGCGTTCAAACTGTGGGATCGCTTGCCGGGGCGTAAGAAGAAGCCCGGGCCGCCATCACAATAA
- a CDS encoding Lrp/AsnC family transcriptional regulator, translating into MSKITLDKTDRKILAVLQADGRLSNQDVAEQVSLSPSPCLRRVKRLEEAGVIRQYVALLDPEKIGLGLLAYVNVRLEKHSDATAHSTARVLAPNLVTNTSPRADFAVAVAQWPEVVACYAMTGEMDYLLRVHVEDMEHFSRFMMATLLRHPAVLDVKSSFALQRIKDTTALPLL; encoded by the coding sequence ATGAGCAAAATTACGCTGGATAAAACGGATCGCAAGATCCTCGCCGTCCTGCAGGCCGATGGCCGCCTGTCGAATCAGGACGTGGCCGAGCAGGTCAGCCTGTCGCCGTCGCCATGCTTGCGCCGCGTCAAACGGCTGGAAGAAGCGGGCGTGATCCGCCAGTACGTGGCCCTGCTGGACCCGGAAAAGATCGGCCTGGGCTTGCTGGCCTACGTGAACGTACGGCTGGAAAAGCACAGCGACGCCACCGCGCACAGCACGGCGCGCGTGCTGGCGCCCAATCTGGTGACGAACACGTCGCCGCGCGCCGACTTCGCCGTGGCCGTGGCGCAATGGCCGGAAGTGGTGGCCTGCTATGCGATGACGGGTGAGATGGATTACCTGCTGCGCGTGCACGTGGAAGACATGGAGCACTTTTCGCGCTTCATGATGGCGACGCTGCTGCGCCACCCGGCCGTGCTGGATGTGAAATCAAGCTTTGCCTTGCAGCGCATCAAGGATACGACGGCCCTGCCCTTATTGTGA
- the hppD gene encoding 4-hydroxyphenylpyruvate dioxygenase, whose protein sequence is MQFQPWDNPMGTDGFEFVEYAAPDPKALGKLFENMGFTAIARHRHKDVTLYRQGDINFIINAEQDSFAQRFARHHGPSVCAIAIRVDDAAFVYRRALELGAWGFDNKTGPMELNIPAIKGVGDSLLYFVDRWRGKGADKPDAAAPGGIGDISIYDVDFVAIPGAVANPVGHGLTYIDHLTHNVHRGRMKEWAGFYENLFNFREVRYFDIEGKHTGLKSKAMTSPCGKIRIPINESSDDKSQIAEYLDQYHGEGIQHIALGTDDIYGSVQGMRDTGIDFQDTIETYYELVNRRLPNHGEQLEELRRLRILIDGHSTENERELLLQIFTQTVIGPIFFEIIQRKGDQGFGEGNFRALFESIELDQIKRGVLKDTNAA, encoded by the coding sequence ATGCAATTTCAGCCTTGGGATAACCCGATGGGTACCGATGGTTTCGAGTTCGTCGAGTATGCAGCACCAGACCCAAAAGCATTGGGCAAGCTGTTCGAGAACATGGGCTTCACGGCCATCGCGCGCCACCGCCACAAGGATGTGACCCTGTACCGTCAGGGTGACATCAATTTCATCATCAATGCCGAACAAGATTCGTTCGCGCAGCGTTTTGCCCGCCATCACGGCCCGTCCGTGTGCGCCATCGCCATCCGCGTCGACGACGCGGCCTTCGTGTACCGCCGCGCGCTGGAACTGGGCGCCTGGGGTTTCGATAACAAAACAGGTCCGATGGAGCTGAATATCCCCGCCATCAAGGGCGTGGGCGATTCGCTGCTGTACTTCGTCGACCGCTGGCGCGGCAAGGGCGCCGATAAGCCGGACGCGGCCGCACCAGGCGGCATCGGCGACATCAGCATCTATGACGTCGACTTCGTCGCCATTCCCGGCGCCGTTGCCAACCCGGTCGGCCATGGCCTGACCTATATTGACCACCTGACGCACAATGTGCACCGTGGCCGCATGAAGGAATGGGCCGGTTTCTATGAAAACCTGTTCAACTTCCGCGAAGTGCGCTACTTCGATATCGAAGGCAAGCATACGGGCCTGAAGTCGAAAGCCATGACTTCGCCATGCGGCAAGATCCGCATCCCGATCAACGAATCGTCGGACGACAAGTCGCAGATCGCCGAATACCTGGACCAGTACCATGGCGAAGGCATCCAGCATATCGCGCTGGGCACCGATGATATCTACGGCTCCGTGCAAGGCATGCGTGATACGGGTATCGATTTCCAGGACACGATTGAAACTTACTATGAGCTGGTCAACCGCCGCCTGCCGAACCACGGCGAGCAGCTGGAAGAACTGCGCCGCCTGCGCATCCTGATCGATGGCCACAGCACGGAAAACGAACGCGAACTGCTGCTGCAAATCTTCACGCAGACGGTGATCGGCCCGATCTTCTTCGAGATCATCCAGCGCAAGGGCGACCAGGGCTTCGGCGAAGGCAATTTCCGCGCCCTGTTCGAATCGATCGAGCTGGACCAGATCAAGCGCGGCGTGCTGAAAGATACGAACGCGGCGTAA